The proteins below come from a single Fodinicola acaciae genomic window:
- a CDS encoding MFS transporter produces MSLSRGLLRMLAFTCGITIANVYYAQPLLDTIAHDLRVGRPAVGALVTATQVGFAAGLVFVVPLGDILARRRLITALLAVDAIALAAAAAAPALWMLSSVAVLIGTSSVVVQMLIPYAATLAPAAERARTIGVLMGAVLLGVLLSRTFAGVVADLAGWRCVYAAAAAAMVVLAVTMSRVLPPTGREVEIGYLAQMRAVLRLARSSPVLRWRALIGAAQFAMFSCFWSTVPFLLAGRPFAFTEAEIGLFALVGAAGAGVVLLGGRLLDRLRELRWQITGAAIVLLLISFGMLAAGIDGLAWLVVGALLMDVCCQVVHVTNQAVIYDLVDAARSRLTTVYMTTYFAGGALGTTAGVMAYDRAGWIGANAVSAGFCLVAILGWLAVRRHEAARTGGVAG; encoded by the coding sequence GTGTCGCTTTCCCGTGGTCTGCTGCGGATGCTCGCGTTCACCTGCGGCATCACCATCGCCAACGTCTACTACGCACAACCGCTGCTCGACACGATCGCGCACGACCTGCGGGTCGGCCGCCCGGCGGTCGGAGCCCTGGTCACCGCGACGCAGGTCGGCTTCGCCGCCGGGCTGGTCTTCGTGGTGCCGCTCGGCGACATCCTCGCGCGCCGGCGGCTGATCACCGCGTTGCTGGCCGTCGACGCCATCGCGCTCGCAGCCGCCGCCGCGGCGCCGGCGCTGTGGATGTTGAGCTCGGTGGCCGTGCTGATCGGTACGTCGTCGGTCGTCGTGCAGATGCTCATTCCATACGCGGCGACCCTGGCGCCGGCGGCCGAGCGAGCACGCACGATCGGCGTGCTGATGGGTGCGGTGCTGCTCGGCGTGCTGCTGTCGCGTACGTTCGCCGGCGTTGTCGCCGACCTCGCCGGTTGGCGTTGTGTGTACGCGGCGGCCGCCGCGGCGATGGTCGTCCTCGCCGTGACGATGAGCCGCGTCCTGCCGCCGACCGGACGCGAGGTCGAGATCGGCTATCTGGCACAGATGCGAGCGGTGCTGCGGCTGGCGCGCAGCTCGCCGGTGTTGCGCTGGCGCGCGCTGATCGGGGCCGCTCAGTTTGCGATGTTCAGCTGCTTCTGGTCGACCGTGCCGTTCCTGCTCGCCGGCCGGCCGTTCGCCTTTACCGAGGCCGAGATCGGCCTGTTCGCGCTGGTCGGCGCGGCCGGTGCCGGGGTGGTGCTGCTAGGCGGCCGGTTGCTCGATCGGCTGCGCGAGCTGCGCTGGCAGATCACCGGCGCCGCGATCGTCCTGTTGCTGATCTCCTTCGGCATGCTCGCCGCCGGCATCGACGGCCTGGCCTGGCTGGTCGTCGGTGCGCTGCTGATGGACGTGTGCTGCCAGGTCGTGCACGTCACCAACCAGGCGGTCATCTATGACCTCGTCGACGCCGCGCGGTCGCGGCTGACCACCGTCTACATGACGACCTACTTCGCCGGCGGTGCGCTCGGCACGACGGCCGGCGTCATGGCGTACGACCGAGCCGGCTGGATTGGCGCGAACGCGGTGTCGGCCGGCTTCTGCCTGGTTGCGATCCTGGGGTGGCTGGCCGTACGCCGGCATGAAGCGGCAAGGACAGGAGGAGTCGCCGGATGA